A section of the Paenibacillus odorifer genome encodes:
- the pstB gene encoding phosphate ABC transporter ATP-binding protein PstB, with protein MKSIIDIEKLDLYYESFHALKNVNLQIPEKQVTAFIGPSGCGKSTLLRTLNRMNDMIPGTRIEGTVNIGGKNIYSDEVEVESLRKQVGMVFQQPNPFPKSIYDNVAYGPRLHGIRSKSELDEIVEQSLRHSALWEEVKDFLKKSALSLSGGQQQRLCIARALAVQPDILLMDEATSALDPVSTLKIEELVQELRSKYTIVMVTHNMHQAARVSGRTVFFLNGVIVEAADTEVLFSTPKDSRTEDYISGRFG; from the coding sequence ATGAAATCCATCATTGACATAGAGAAACTTGATCTCTACTATGAGTCATTTCACGCACTGAAGAATGTGAATCTGCAAATTCCGGAGAAACAGGTTACTGCTTTTATCGGACCTTCCGGTTGCGGAAAATCCACTCTGTTGCGCACGCTGAATCGTATGAATGATATGATTCCTGGTACACGTATTGAAGGAACTGTAAACATCGGTGGCAAAAATATTTATAGTGACGAGGTAGAGGTAGAAAGCCTGCGTAAACAGGTCGGCATGGTATTCCAACAGCCAAATCCTTTTCCAAAGTCGATTTACGACAATGTAGCTTACGGTCCTCGCCTGCATGGCATTCGTTCAAAGAGCGAACTGGATGAGATTGTAGAGCAAAGTCTGCGTCATTCCGCGCTGTGGGAGGAAGTTAAAGATTTTCTGAAAAAATCTGCCCTTAGCTTGTCCGGCGGACAGCAGCAACGGCTGTGTATTGCCCGAGCTTTGGCAGTTCAGCCGGATATCCTGCTCATGGATGAAGCAACGTCTGCACTGGATCCTGTGTCTACGCTCAAGATAGAGGAGCTTGTACAGGAATTAAGAAGTAAGTATACAATCGTTATGGTTACTCATAACATGCATCAGGCGGCACGTGTATCTGGTCGAACCGTGTTTTTCTTGAATGGTGTAATTGTAGAGGCGGCGGATACAGAGGTGTTGTTCTCGACTCCTAAGGATTCCCGCACCGAAGATTATATTTCTGGACGTTTCGGCTGA
- the phoU gene encoding phosphate signaling complex protein PhoU — protein sequence MIRRKEFDKDLEELRSLLQQMGEHVIDALGGAIVALQNLDTVRAQEIIKADLQLNAMEDKIMEIGSRLIITQQPVAKDLRRIIVAFKISSDLERMGDLAIDVAKATMRIHGQQLIKPLVDIPRMAEIVTTMIDEAIQSYLDENTDLAYRMAQDDDQVDQLYGSMINELYSYMVAKPDSVSQAMLLTLVGRYIERIADHATNIGESVVYLVTGSRPDLNQ from the coding sequence ATGATTCGCAGAAAAGAATTTGATAAAGATTTGGAAGAGCTGCGCAGTCTGCTGCAGCAGATGGGTGAACATGTAATAGATGCTCTTGGTGGAGCAATTGTTGCTTTACAGAATCTTGATACTGTACGCGCTCAGGAAATCATTAAAGCAGATTTGCAGCTGAATGCCATGGAAGATAAAATCATGGAAATTGGCTCACGGCTAATTATTACGCAGCAGCCTGTAGCAAAAGATTTGCGCCGCATTATCGTTGCTTTCAAAATATCTAGCGATTTGGAACGTATGGGTGACTTGGCTATTGATGTTGCGAAAGCAACTATGCGCATCCATGGACAGCAGCTGATCAAGCCGCTTGTAGACATTCCACGTATGGCGGAAATTGTGACGACCATGATTGATGAGGCTATCCAGTCTTATCTGGATGAGAACACGGATCTGGCTTATAGAATGGCACAAGATGATGATCAGGTCGATCAATTATATGGTTCGATGATCAATGAGCTATATAGTTATATGGTGGCAAAACCGGATTCTGTATCTCAAGCTATGTTATTAACGCTGGTAGGCCGTTATATTGAACGGATTGCCGATCATGCGACTAACATTGGTGAGAGTGTTGTTTATCTGGTCACAGGCAGCCGTCCGGACTTGAATCAGTAA
- the polA gene encoding DNA polymerase I, protein MDKLILIDGNNIIYRAFFAMPPLTNTAGQQTNAVYGFTTMLLRLIEEHKPTHMIVAFDAGKVTFRHEGYQDYKGGRQKTPPELSEQFPLLKELLTNLGVPQFEIGNYEADDIIGTISRQADEAGRQVMIVSGDKDMLQLASEHTTVALIRKGVTEVELYGPEQIREKYDLTPEQIIDLKGLMGDASDNIPGVPGVGEKTALKLLHQFGSVEGVLAGTGELKGKMKEKLETHAEDAVMSKKLATIYREVPLEHSWEDMVFNGILADTAGPALAKLEFKSLLERLSLSAYAPVAEGEESAAEVEAAALDITIVSEEELKGLSEALAGISALHVESNGDNPHRAEVIGIGLSSLERHYYVPFELLHKPAAAKLRDWLGDEKAPKSGYDLHRADLALHWQGIAFAGAAHDVQLAAYLLDPTEANQNLNDLTAKYGLPRLSPDEEVFGKGAKYKIPELEVLGNHVARKSATVLGIAQKQQQELVETAMTGLFEDLEMPLSRILADMEKQGIAVNAGDLKELGKEFEAQISKLVSEIYEICGTEFNLNSPKQLGEILFVKLGLPVVKKTKTGYSTDAEVLEKLAPYHDVVRLILQYRTIAKLQSTYVEGLLKEISPNTGKVHTFYRQTIAATGRLSSQFPNLQNIPIRLEEGRKIRKVFVPSEPGWSILAADYSQIELRVLAHISGDERMKEAFLHDMDIHTKTAMDVFGVTAEQVDSNMRRAAKAVNFGIVYGISDYGLSQNLNIPRKEAAQFIEQYFEVYQGVRRYMDDIVVEARKYGYVTTLLERRRYLPEINAKNFNLRSFAERTAMNTPIQGTAADIIKLAMVHMDKALFDRGLKSRMLLQVHDELVFEVPEDEMELMKTLLPEVMGGALKLSVPLKAEVSFGSNWYEAK, encoded by the coding sequence ATGGACAAGTTGATACTTATAGATGGAAACAATATTATTTACCGTGCTTTTTTTGCGATGCCCCCGCTGACGAATACAGCAGGGCAACAGACAAATGCGGTGTACGGATTTACAACGATGCTGCTTCGATTAATTGAAGAACATAAACCGACACATATGATTGTCGCTTTCGATGCAGGGAAAGTTACTTTTCGGCATGAAGGTTATCAGGATTATAAGGGCGGCCGGCAAAAAACACCGCCCGAGCTCTCCGAGCAGTTCCCATTGCTGAAGGAATTGCTGACTAATTTAGGTGTACCGCAGTTTGAAATTGGCAATTATGAGGCTGATGATATTATTGGCACCATTTCGCGCCAGGCGGATGAAGCGGGACGGCAGGTTATGATCGTGTCGGGAGACAAGGATATGTTGCAGCTGGCCTCTGAGCATACGACCGTTGCTTTAATCCGCAAAGGGGTCACTGAAGTTGAGCTTTATGGGCCGGAACAAATCCGGGAGAAATATGACCTAACCCCAGAGCAGATCATTGATCTTAAAGGGCTGATGGGCGATGCGAGTGACAACATCCCGGGAGTACCCGGCGTAGGTGAGAAGACAGCTTTGAAGCTGCTGCATCAATTTGGATCGGTGGAAGGTGTCTTAGCTGGAACCGGTGAGCTAAAGGGTAAAATGAAAGAAAAACTGGAAACCCATGCGGAAGATGCGGTAATGAGTAAAAAATTAGCGACCATCTATCGCGAAGTGCCGCTTGAGCATTCGTGGGAAGACATGGTCTTTAATGGAATTTTAGCGGATACAGCCGGCCCAGCGCTTGCCAAGCTGGAATTTAAATCACTGTTGGAACGTTTGTCTCTTAGTGCTTATGCTCCTGTTGCCGAGGGAGAGGAAAGTGCTGCTGAAGTAGAAGCAGCTGCACTTGATATTACGATCGTAAGTGAAGAAGAACTTAAGGGGCTAAGTGAAGCCCTGGCTGGCATTTCGGCGCTGCATGTGGAATCGAATGGAGATAATCCGCATCGTGCCGAGGTAATCGGAATAGGATTGTCCTCTCTGGAGCGGCATTACTATGTGCCGTTTGAATTACTGCATAAACCGGCTGCTGCGAAGCTGCGTGATTGGCTAGGAGATGAAAAGGCTCCGAAAAGTGGATATGATCTTCACCGCGCTGATTTGGCTCTACACTGGCAGGGAATTGCTTTTGCAGGTGCAGCCCATGATGTGCAGCTGGCGGCTTATTTGCTTGATCCTACGGAGGCTAATCAGAATCTAAACGATCTCACTGCTAAATACGGCTTGCCGCGGCTCTCTCCTGATGAAGAGGTATTTGGTAAAGGTGCCAAATACAAAATCCCTGAGCTTGAAGTCTTAGGAAATCACGTTGCACGAAAGAGTGCAACGGTTCTTGGAATCGCACAGAAGCAACAGCAGGAGCTGGTGGAGACCGCGATGACAGGGCTATTCGAGGATCTGGAAATGCCTTTGTCACGGATTTTGGCGGATATGGAGAAACAGGGGATTGCAGTCAATGCTGGTGATCTTAAAGAGCTTGGAAAAGAATTTGAGGCGCAAATTTCCAAATTGGTCAGTGAAATATACGAGATTTGTGGCACTGAGTTTAATTTGAACTCACCAAAGCAGCTGGGTGAAATCTTGTTTGTAAAGCTAGGTCTGCCTGTCGTCAAGAAGACGAAGACGGGTTATTCCACGGATGCCGAAGTGCTTGAAAAACTGGCGCCATACCACGATGTGGTGCGTTTGATTTTGCAATATCGCACAATTGCGAAGCTTCAATCTACCTACGTAGAGGGGCTGCTTAAAGAAATTTCCCCGAACACAGGGAAGGTGCATACATTCTACCGGCAGACGATTGCCGCTACAGGACGGCTTAGCAGCCAATTCCCGAACTTGCAGAATATCCCGATTCGTCTAGAGGAAGGACGCAAAATCCGCAAGGTATTCGTTCCGTCCGAACCGGGCTGGTCCATCCTGGCAGCCGACTATTCGCAGATCGAACTGCGTGTGCTGGCGCATATTTCAGGTGATGAGCGGATGAAGGAAGCTTTTCTGCATGATATGGATATTCACACGAAGACAGCGATGGATGTGTTCGGTGTGACCGCGGAACAGGTGGACAGCAATATGCGCCGTGCCGCAAAAGCCGTAAACTTCGGGATCGTCTACGGGATCAGTGATTACGGCCTCTCGCAGAATTTGAATATTCCGCGTAAGGAAGCCGCTCAATTTATTGAGCAGTATTTCGAGGTATATCAGGGTGTGCGCCGCTATATGGACGATATCGTAGTAGAGGCGCGAAAGTATGGTTATGTGACCACGTTGCTCGAACGTCGCCGTTATCTACCGGAGATTAATGCGAAGAACTTTAATCTGCGCTCTTTTGCGGAGCGGACAGCAATGAATACACCTATACAGGGAACAGCAGCGGATATTATCAAGCTGGCGATGGTGCATATGGACAAGGCATTATTTGATCGTGGGCTTAAGAGCCGTATGCTGCTTCAAGTACACGATGAGCTTGTATTCGAGGTGCCAGAGGATGAAATGGAGCTTATGAAGACGCTTTTGCCGGAAGTAATGGGTGGAGCACTGAAGTTATCTGTGCCACTTAAGGCAGAGGTCAGCTTTGGAAGTAACTGGTACGAGGCGAAATAG
- the mutM gene encoding DNA-formamidopyrimidine glycosylase encodes MPELPEVETVKRTLNKLVNGKQIENVTVRLARIIQRPDDIQAFAHLLAGHSIVKVERRGKFLRIVLDGLVLVSHLRMEGRYGLFSNDDPLDKHTHVIFHFTDGTELRYTDVRQFGTMHLFQMGEDLQLPPLNKLGQEPLEPSFTPERFKQIVSGKSTKIKSLLLNQEYIVGIGNIYVDESLHRAGIHPEDSAKSLTDNQLDKLHHAIVSTLAEAVNAGGSSVKSYVNGQGESGTYQQQLLIYGRKDQPCSNCGTMIEKTVVGGRGTHYCPNCQRPTVN; translated from the coding sequence ATGCCGGAATTACCGGAAGTAGAGACAGTCAAGAGAACACTTAATAAGTTAGTTAATGGAAAGCAGATAGAGAATGTAACCGTCCGGTTGGCGCGGATTATTCAGCGTCCGGATGATATTCAGGCTTTTGCCCACCTGCTGGCAGGTCATAGCATTGTTAAAGTTGAACGAAGAGGAAAGTTTTTGCGTATTGTGCTGGATGGTCTGGTGCTTGTGTCACATTTGCGGATGGAAGGCCGTTACGGACTTTTTTCAAATGATGACCCACTGGACAAGCATACACATGTGATTTTTCATTTTACGGATGGAACTGAGCTGCGTTACACGGATGTTCGCCAGTTCGGTACGATGCATCTTTTTCAGATGGGAGAAGATCTTCAGCTGCCGCCTTTAAACAAGCTGGGGCAGGAGCCGCTGGAGCCTTCTTTTACACCGGAGAGGTTTAAGCAGATCGTGTCAGGTAAAAGCACCAAAATTAAATCGCTGCTGCTTAATCAGGAATATATCGTCGGCATCGGCAATATTTATGTAGATGAGTCGTTGCACCGTGCGGGCATCCATCCTGAAGACAGCGCCAAATCGCTCACGGACAATCAATTGGACAAGCTGCATCATGCCATTGTAAGCACGCTGGCCGAAGCGGTTAACGCCGGAGGTTCATCTGTTAAGTCATATGTTAATGGCCAAGGTGAGAGCGGTACGTATCAGCAGCAGCTATTGATTTACGGTCGTAAGGATCAGCCGTGCAGTAACTGTGGAACGATGATTGAGAAGACGGTTGTAGGCGGTCGTGGCACGCATTATTGTCCAAATTGCCAGCGCCCGACTGTTAACTGA
- a CDS encoding manganese efflux pump, giving the protein MLSPLFSLLLLAFALSLDGFGVGITYGLRKMKIPLLSVLIISLCSGVVICVSMQVGVLLAKVVSPNAASMVGAVILVLMGCWSLVQMLMQKEKDADGGRKAETVDEGSFSEQAWAEVAADSEAGTEPVMNDEPLKSAVFSLELRRLGIVVQILRTPSSADMDASGSISSMEAMILGIALSLDAFGAGLGAALLGFNPIWTSLTIALFSGTFLLLGMKTGLRFAGNYWMKHAAALPALLLIAMGILKLL; this is encoded by the coding sequence GTGCTCAGCCCATTATTTTCACTGCTATTGCTAGCGTTTGCCTTGAGTTTGGACGGTTTTGGTGTAGGAATTACATATGGGCTGCGTAAAATGAAAATACCACTGCTCTCCGTTCTGATTATCTCGCTCTGTTCGGGGGTAGTTATCTGTGTATCGATGCAGGTTGGGGTTTTGCTTGCCAAGGTAGTGTCTCCGAATGCAGCTTCTATGGTTGGTGCGGTTATACTTGTGCTAATGGGGTGCTGGTCACTTGTTCAGATGCTGATGCAAAAAGAGAAAGATGCAGATGGCGGACGTAAAGCTGAAACGGTAGATGAGGGCTCATTTTCCGAGCAGGCTTGGGCAGAGGTAGCTGCTGATTCTGAAGCGGGTACAGAACCTGTTATGAATGATGAACCGTTGAAATCAGCTGTTTTTTCGCTTGAGCTACGCCGTTTGGGGATTGTAGTGCAGATCTTGCGTACCCCGTCTTCTGCGGATATGGATGCCTCAGGAAGCATCTCTTCGATGGAGGCGATGATACTTGGGATTGCGCTCTCTCTGGATGCTTTTGGGGCTGGACTTGGCGCAGCGCTGCTTGGCTTCAATCCGATATGGACATCACTTACAATAGCTTTATTTAGTGGTACATTTCTATTACTGGGTATGAAGACTGGACTTAGATTTGCCGGGAACTACTGGATGAAGCATGCTGCCGCATTACCAGCGTTATTATTAATTGCAATGGGAATACTGAAGCTATTATGA
- the coaE gene encoding dephospho-CoA kinase (Dephospho-CoA kinase (CoaE) performs the final step in coenzyme A biosynthesis.) produces MIIGLTGGIASGKSTVSALLVNKGARLVDADVIAREVMLPGHEVLAAAAKQFGKEILFPDGTLNRAKLGEIVFQDPVALQTLNNLTHPAIRQEIKNRMYSMEQEEPKRLIIVDIPLLFESGLESLFHEIVVVYVPREVQITRLMERNRLSLEEAEARLNAQMDIEQKRNKADYIIDNSGDLAYTEQQVAVFWDRLGLS; encoded by the coding sequence ATGATTATAGGCTTAACCGGAGGAATCGCATCCGGAAAAAGCACAGTGTCTGCACTGCTTGTGAACAAGGGAGCGAGGCTGGTTGATGCCGATGTGATCGCCAGAGAAGTTATGCTTCCCGGGCATGAAGTGTTGGCTGCTGCTGCTAAGCAATTTGGAAAAGAGATCCTTTTTCCGGATGGAACACTGAATAGGGCCAAATTAGGTGAAATCGTCTTTCAAGATCCGGTGGCCCTGCAAACCTTGAACAATTTGACGCATCCTGCCATCCGGCAGGAAATCAAAAATCGTATGTACAGCATGGAGCAGGAAGAGCCGAAGCGGCTTATTATTGTGGATATTCCGCTTCTTTTTGAATCAGGGCTTGAATCCCTGTTCCATGAGATTGTAGTAGTCTACGTTCCCCGTGAAGTGCAAATTACTCGATTAATGGAACGTAACAGGCTCTCTTTAGAAGAAGCAGAAGCGCGATTGAATGCACAGATGGATATTGAACAGAAACGTAATAAAGCGGACTACATCATCGACAACAGTGGCGATCTTGCGTACACTGAGCAACAGGTTGCTGTTTTTTGGG